One Salvia splendens isolate huo1 chromosome 12, SspV2, whole genome shotgun sequence genomic window carries:
- the LOC121756791 gene encoding protein HLB1-like isoform X1 → MSTNPDHSELQNGSPEPEPSAATAAAPPTDVPDLQKPDSSDTDGQPPDSERSRELQPENSEVSNSAPEGEISSELSDVDSRVVHSNQDVETDSKAEGNRTFTMRELLNELKNGDASVNDGRESGTPHSQQNSELHIEQNNAAMELINSITGLDEEGRSRQRILTFAARRYATALERNPDDYDALYNWALVLQESADNVSPESSSPSKDALLEEACRKYEEATRLCPTLNDAYYNWAIAISDRAKMRGRTKEAEEFWKQATKNYEKSVQLNWNSPQALNNWGLALQELSAIVPAREKQTIVKTAIGKFRAAIQLQFDFHRAIYNLGTVLYGLAEDISRTGGHVTAKEVSPDELYSQSAIYIAAAHALKPNYSVYTSALKLVRSMLPLPYLKVGYLTAPPVGNPVAPHSDWKNTQFVLNHEGLQQLSKAEDRYSSLSLSSRSVDSPTSKPVIRIYVADIVSVSACADLTLPPGAGLCIDTTHGPVYLVAESWESLDGWLDAIRLVYTIFARGKSDVLAGIIIA, encoded by the exons ATGTCTACCAATCCCGACCACTCCGAATTACAAAACGGATCACCCGAACCCGAACCTTCAGCTGCAACAGCTGCCGCGCCGCCGACCGACGTTCCAGATCTCCAGAAGCCTGATTCCAGCGACACTGATGGACAGCCACCTGATTCTGAGAGATCGAGAGAATTGCAGCCGGAGAATTCCGAGGTTTCGAATTCTGCGccggaaggagaaatctccagCGAATTAAGTGATGTGGATTCACGCGTGGTGCACTCAAACCAAGACGTGGAGACCGATTCCAAGGCGGAAGGGAATCGGACATTTACTATGAGAGAGCTGCTCAATGAATTGAAAAATGGAGATGCGAGTGTCAACGATGGCAGAGAGTCTGGAACTCCTCACAG CCAACAAAACTCAGAACTGCATATTGAGCAGAACAATGCTGCTATGGAGTTGATTAATAGCATCACAGGTCTTGATGAGGAAGGTAGATCTCGACAAAGGATTCTTACATTTGCTGCCAGGAG ATATGCAACTGCTTTAGAAAGGAATCCGGATGATTATGATGCATTGTACAATTGGGCCCTGGTTCTTCAG GAAAGTGCAGATAATGTAAGTCCAGAATCCAGTTCTCCTTCCAAGGATGCTTTGCTTGAAGAAGCATGTAGAAAGTATGAAGAGGCTACACGCCTTTGTCCCACACTTAACGAT GCTTACTATAATTGGGCTATAGCAATATCTGACCGGGCTAAAATGCGTGGTCGGACAAAGGAAGCTGAGGAGTTCTGGAAACAG GCTACAAAGAATTATGAAAAGTCTGTCCAACTCAACTGGAACAGTCCTCAG GCGCTTAACAACTGGGGACTTGCTCTACAG GAGCTCAGTGCAATTGTTCCTGCTCGTGAGAAACAGACAATAGTCAAAACTGCTATAGGCAAG TTCCGTGCGGCAATACAGTTGCAGTTTGATTTCCATAGGGCAATTTACAATCTTGGAACTGTACTG TATGGCTTAGCAGAGGACATATCGAGAACTGGGGGACATGTGACTGCAAAGGAGGTTTCACCTGATGAATTATACAGCCAATCTGCAATATATATTGCAGCTGCACATGCATTGAAGCCTAATTACTCA GTTTACACTAGTGCTTTAAAGCTTGTGCGGTCTATG CTTCCGTTGCCATATCTAAAGGTTGGATATCTGACAGCACCACCTGTTGGGAACCCAGTTGCACCTCACAGTGATTGGAAAAATACTCAATTTGTGCTAAATCATGAAGGGCTTCAACAG CTTAGCAAAGCTGAAGATAGATATTCATCTCTAAGCCTTTCATCAAGATCAGTGGATTCGCCCACCAGTAAACCTGTCATCAGAATCTATGTTGCAGATATTGTTTCTGTATCGGCGTGTGCTGATCTTACGCTACCACCTGGCGCTGGCCTGTGCATTGACACAACCCACGGACCTGTTTACCTG GTTGCTGAATCTTGGGAATCTTTGGATGGGTGGCTCGATGCCATTCGATTAGTTTATACCATTTTTGCACGGGGTAAGAGCGATGTTTTGGCTGGTATAATAATTGCTTAA
- the LOC121756791 gene encoding protein HLB1-like isoform X2, translating into MSTNPDHSELQNGSPEPEPSAATAAAPPTDVPDLQKPDSSDTDGQPPDSERSRELQPENSEVSNSAPEGEISSELSDVDSRVVHSNQDVETDSKAEGNRTFTMRELLNELKNGDASVNDGRESGTPHSQQNSELHIEQNNAAMELINSITGLDEEGRSRQRILTFAARRYATALERNPDDYDALYNWALVLQESADNVSPESSSPSKDALLEEACRKYEEATRLCPTLNDAYYNWAIAISDRAKMRGRTKEAEEFWKQATKNYEKSVQLNWNSPQALNNWGLALQELSAIVPAREKQTIVKTAIGKFRAAIQLQFDFHRAIYNLGTVLYGLAEDISRTGGHVTAKEVSPDELYSQSAIYIAAAHALKPNYSVYTSALKLVRSMQEILCTSIYHLGGGASYTLRHPLSN; encoded by the exons ATGTCTACCAATCCCGACCACTCCGAATTACAAAACGGATCACCCGAACCCGAACCTTCAGCTGCAACAGCTGCCGCGCCGCCGACCGACGTTCCAGATCTCCAGAAGCCTGATTCCAGCGACACTGATGGACAGCCACCTGATTCTGAGAGATCGAGAGAATTGCAGCCGGAGAATTCCGAGGTTTCGAATTCTGCGccggaaggagaaatctccagCGAATTAAGTGATGTGGATTCACGCGTGGTGCACTCAAACCAAGACGTGGAGACCGATTCCAAGGCGGAAGGGAATCGGACATTTACTATGAGAGAGCTGCTCAATGAATTGAAAAATGGAGATGCGAGTGTCAACGATGGCAGAGAGTCTGGAACTCCTCACAG CCAACAAAACTCAGAACTGCATATTGAGCAGAACAATGCTGCTATGGAGTTGATTAATAGCATCACAGGTCTTGATGAGGAAGGTAGATCTCGACAAAGGATTCTTACATTTGCTGCCAGGAG ATATGCAACTGCTTTAGAAAGGAATCCGGATGATTATGATGCATTGTACAATTGGGCCCTGGTTCTTCAG GAAAGTGCAGATAATGTAAGTCCAGAATCCAGTTCTCCTTCCAAGGATGCTTTGCTTGAAGAAGCATGTAGAAAGTATGAAGAGGCTACACGCCTTTGTCCCACACTTAACGAT GCTTACTATAATTGGGCTATAGCAATATCTGACCGGGCTAAAATGCGTGGTCGGACAAAGGAAGCTGAGGAGTTCTGGAAACAG GCTACAAAGAATTATGAAAAGTCTGTCCAACTCAACTGGAACAGTCCTCAG GCGCTTAACAACTGGGGACTTGCTCTACAG GAGCTCAGTGCAATTGTTCCTGCTCGTGAGAAACAGACAATAGTCAAAACTGCTATAGGCAAG TTCCGTGCGGCAATACAGTTGCAGTTTGATTTCCATAGGGCAATTTACAATCTTGGAACTGTACTG TATGGCTTAGCAGAGGACATATCGAGAACTGGGGGACATGTGACTGCAAAGGAGGTTTCACCTGATGAATTATACAGCCAATCTGCAATATATATTGCAGCTGCACATGCATTGAAGCCTAATTACTCA GTTTACACTAGTGCTTTAAAGCTTGTGCGGTCTATG CAGGAGATACTTTGCACTTCAATTTATCATCTTGGAGGTGGAGCTAGTTATACTTTGAGACATCCTTTGTCCAATTAA
- the LOC121759331 gene encoding rab GTPase-activating protein 22-like isoform X2, with product MVLRSSVMRRRHSITTDITQVLAAVTSAAAAFLLMPEIFLGGDGRSRIFLLAEADGWGNALIPSSLNVGIAAAVTTLAGIALAATLVYSSRRSHTSPWSRRRRKHALLAKQWKGLFDADGRLSDGGVKFLKKIRTGGVEPSIRMEVWPFLLGMYDVNSSKSERDAIKAKKRREYAELRKQCRQISKRGEKSFKLKLASGNNSNKDGEDISQVSDSSSLDEATSVRPSLSSDVTSSSIELHGSKELVEQKENDGEITTETDTMDLDSFDDLEDIKPLLTSMDIEDDKVYKPVYSALGNLTIRKVEDFVTWQRIIRLDAIRANSEWVIYSPCKVSVSEEKAHQLAESIGLKDYDHLEPSRIYHAGRLVVILEAYAVYDSEIGYCQGMSDLLSPIISVIEEEHVAFWCFVGLMRKARHNFRLDEVGIRRQLNIVSKIIKCKDSHLYRHLENLQAEDCFFVYRMVVVLFRKELTFEQTLCLWEVMWADQVAIRAGLITRTWRWLRLRAPPTEDLLLYAIAACVLQKRSLIIDNYSSMEEIMKECNSMAGHLDVWKLLDDAHVLVATFHNKI from the exons ATGGTGTTGAGGAGCTCGGTAATGAGAAGACGCCACAGCATAACGACGGATATTACGCAAGTGCTCGCAGCGGTGACGTCAGCTGCCGCCGCCTTCTTATTGATGCCCGAGATCTTTCTCGGCGGTGATGGTCGAAGCCGGATCTTCTTACTCGCGGAGGCCGACGGATGGGGAAACGCCCTCATTCCCTCCTCTCTCAATGTCGGAATAGCCGCTGCTGTCACGACCTTGGCCGGTATCGCGCTCGCCGCCACCCTCGTCTACTCCTCCCGTAG AAGCCATACATCTCCTTGGTCTAGAAGGAGAAGGAAACATGCTCTCTTGGCTAAACAGTGGAAGGGTTTGTTTGATGCTGATGGGAGACTTTCTGATGGAGGAGTCAAATTTCTGAAGAAAATCCGTACTGGG GGTGTTGAGCCTAGCATACGGATGGAGGTTTGGCCCTTCCTTCTTGGAAT GTATGATGTGAACAGCTCAAAGAGTGAGAGAGATGCCATTAAAGCTAAAAAGAG GAGAGAATATGCAGAGCTACGAAAACAGTGTCGACAAATTTCCAAACGTGGTGAAAAGAGTTTTAAATTAAAGTTGGCATCTGGAAATAATAGCAACAAGGATGGGGAAGACATTAGTCAAGTTTCTGATTCTTCAAGCTTGGATGAAGCCACTAGTGTTAGACCTTCTCTATCATCAGATGTTACTAGTTCATCTATTGAGTTGCATGGAAGTAAGGAGTTAGTGGAGCAGAAAGAAAACGATGGCGAAATTACTACTGAAACAGACACGATGGATCTTGATTCCTTTGACGATCTAGAGGACATCAAACCTCTTCTCACATCAATGGATATCGAAGATGATAAAGTTTATAAACCTGTATATTCAGCTCTTGGAAATCTGACCATAAGGAAAGTTGAAGATTTTGTGACTTGGCAGAGGATCATACGCCTTGATGCTATACGTGCAAATTCTGAATGGGTCATTTATTCCCCTTGTAAAGTTTCGGTATCAGAAGAGAAAGCACACCAACTGGCAGAGAGTATTGGATTGAAGGACTATGATCATCTTGAGCCATCAAGAATTTATCACGCGGGTCGTCTCGTTGTTATCCTTGAAGCTTATGCTGTGTACGATTCCGAGATTGGTTATTGTCAGGGTATGAGCGATTTGTTGTCTCCAATCATATCCGTGATAGAGGAAGAGCACGTGGCTTTTTGGTGTTTTGTTGGTTTAATGCGGAAAGCTAGGCATAACTTCCGTCTTGACGAGGTTGGAATCAGGAGACAACTGAACATTGTatcgaaaattataaaatgtaaGGACTCACACCTGTACAGGCACTTGGAGAATCTTCAAGCGGAAGACTGCTTTTTTGTGTATCGAATGGTGGTAGTGTTGTTCAGAAAGGAGCTGACATTTGAGCAGACGCTTTGCCTGTGGGAAGTGATGTGGGCAGATCAAGTAGCAATTCGAGCAGGACTCATCACGCGCACATGGCGATGGCTGAGGCTAAGGGCTCCACCAACGGAGGATCTGCTGTTGTATGCAATAGCTGCTTGTGTGCTGCAAAAGAGGAGCTTGATAATCGACAACTATAGCAGCATGGAAGAAATCATGAAGGAGTGCAACAGCATGGCTGGTCATCTCGACGTCTGGAAACTCTTGGACGACGCTCATGTTTTGGTAGCCACCTTCCACAACAAGATTTAG
- the LOC121759331 gene encoding rab GTPase-activating protein 22-like isoform X1 codes for MVLRSSVMRRRHSITTDITQVLAAVTSAAAAFLLMPEIFLGGDGRSRIFLLAEADGWGNALIPSSLNVGIAAAVTTLAGIALAATLVYSSRSRSHTSPWSRRRRKHALLAKQWKGLFDADGRLSDGGVKFLKKIRTGGVEPSIRMEVWPFLLGMYDVNSSKSERDAIKAKKRREYAELRKQCRQISKRGEKSFKLKLASGNNSNKDGEDISQVSDSSSLDEATSVRPSLSSDVTSSSIELHGSKELVEQKENDGEITTETDTMDLDSFDDLEDIKPLLTSMDIEDDKVYKPVYSALGNLTIRKVEDFVTWQRIIRLDAIRANSEWVIYSPCKVSVSEEKAHQLAESIGLKDYDHLEPSRIYHAGRLVVILEAYAVYDSEIGYCQGMSDLLSPIISVIEEEHVAFWCFVGLMRKARHNFRLDEVGIRRQLNIVSKIIKCKDSHLYRHLENLQAEDCFFVYRMVVVLFRKELTFEQTLCLWEVMWADQVAIRAGLITRTWRWLRLRAPPTEDLLLYAIAACVLQKRSLIIDNYSSMEEIMKECNSMAGHLDVWKLLDDAHVLVATFHNKI; via the exons ATGGTGTTGAGGAGCTCGGTAATGAGAAGACGCCACAGCATAACGACGGATATTACGCAAGTGCTCGCAGCGGTGACGTCAGCTGCCGCCGCCTTCTTATTGATGCCCGAGATCTTTCTCGGCGGTGATGGTCGAAGCCGGATCTTCTTACTCGCGGAGGCCGACGGATGGGGAAACGCCCTCATTCCCTCCTCTCTCAATGTCGGAATAGCCGCTGCTGTCACGACCTTGGCCGGTATCGCGCTCGCCGCCACCCTCGTCTACTCCTCCCGTAG CAGAAGCCATACATCTCCTTGGTCTAGAAGGAGAAGGAAACATGCTCTCTTGGCTAAACAGTGGAAGGGTTTGTTTGATGCTGATGGGAGACTTTCTGATGGAGGAGTCAAATTTCTGAAGAAAATCCGTACTGGG GGTGTTGAGCCTAGCATACGGATGGAGGTTTGGCCCTTCCTTCTTGGAAT GTATGATGTGAACAGCTCAAAGAGTGAGAGAGATGCCATTAAAGCTAAAAAGAG GAGAGAATATGCAGAGCTACGAAAACAGTGTCGACAAATTTCCAAACGTGGTGAAAAGAGTTTTAAATTAAAGTTGGCATCTGGAAATAATAGCAACAAGGATGGGGAAGACATTAGTCAAGTTTCTGATTCTTCAAGCTTGGATGAAGCCACTAGTGTTAGACCTTCTCTATCATCAGATGTTACTAGTTCATCTATTGAGTTGCATGGAAGTAAGGAGTTAGTGGAGCAGAAAGAAAACGATGGCGAAATTACTACTGAAACAGACACGATGGATCTTGATTCCTTTGACGATCTAGAGGACATCAAACCTCTTCTCACATCAATGGATATCGAAGATGATAAAGTTTATAAACCTGTATATTCAGCTCTTGGAAATCTGACCATAAGGAAAGTTGAAGATTTTGTGACTTGGCAGAGGATCATACGCCTTGATGCTATACGTGCAAATTCTGAATGGGTCATTTATTCCCCTTGTAAAGTTTCGGTATCAGAAGAGAAAGCACACCAACTGGCAGAGAGTATTGGATTGAAGGACTATGATCATCTTGAGCCATCAAGAATTTATCACGCGGGTCGTCTCGTTGTTATCCTTGAAGCTTATGCTGTGTACGATTCCGAGATTGGTTATTGTCAGGGTATGAGCGATTTGTTGTCTCCAATCATATCCGTGATAGAGGAAGAGCACGTGGCTTTTTGGTGTTTTGTTGGTTTAATGCGGAAAGCTAGGCATAACTTCCGTCTTGACGAGGTTGGAATCAGGAGACAACTGAACATTGTatcgaaaattataaaatgtaaGGACTCACACCTGTACAGGCACTTGGAGAATCTTCAAGCGGAAGACTGCTTTTTTGTGTATCGAATGGTGGTAGTGTTGTTCAGAAAGGAGCTGACATTTGAGCAGACGCTTTGCCTGTGGGAAGTGATGTGGGCAGATCAAGTAGCAATTCGAGCAGGACTCATCACGCGCACATGGCGATGGCTGAGGCTAAGGGCTCCACCAACGGAGGATCTGCTGTTGTATGCAATAGCTGCTTGTGTGCTGCAAAAGAGGAGCTTGATAATCGACAACTATAGCAGCATGGAAGAAATCATGAAGGAGTGCAACAGCATGGCTGGTCATCTCGACGTCTGGAAACTCTTGGACGACGCTCATGTTTTGGTAGCCACCTTCCACAACAAGATTTAG
- the LOC121759548 gene encoding embryogenesis-associated protein EMB8, with the protein MAKATFCFAIPLRHLTHLPFAKPSHFSTLRATAAGMPDCSSKLHPSLEVVGGGVETFTPAFKAPHLPYLPYPLIASNRHVETIFAAFFRSLPNVRFRRECLRTIDDGSVALDWVSGDDRSLPSDSPLLILLPGLTGGSQDTYVRHMLLRARSEGWRVVVFNSRGCGSSPVTTAQFYSASFLGDISEVVEHVGSRYPRANLYAVGWSLGANILVRYVGQESFSCPLAGAVSLCNPFNLVIADEDFHKGFNIIYDTALANSLCKIFSRHALLFEDIGGEFNIPLAANAKSVREFDEGLTRVSFGFKSVDDYYSNSSSSDSIKNVTIPLLCIQAENDPIAPSRGIPREEIQNNPNCMLIVTPKGGHLGWVAGAGAPRGAPWTDAIVMDFLQHLDQATAVSSASANDFKTERLQQLEV; encoded by the exons ATGGCCAAGGCCACCTTCTGCTTCGCCATCCCTCTCCGCCACCTCACCCATCTCCCCTTCGCCAAACCATCTCATTTCTCTACTCTCCGCGCCACCGCCGCCGGAATGCCCGACTGCTCCAGCAAGCTCCACCCCTCTCTCGAAGTTGTAGGCGGAGGCGTCGAGACATTCACCCCCGCATTCAAAGCCCCTCATCTGCCCTACCTCCCATACCCCTTGATTGCTTCTAATCGACACGTCGAGACTATTTTCGCCGCCTTTTTCCGCTCACTTCCCAACGTCAGGTTCCGCCGCGAGTGCCTTCGCACTATCGACGACGGCTCTGTTGCCCTCGATTGGGTCTCCGGCGATGACCGTAGCTTGCCTTCGGACTCTCCCCTTCTCATTTTACTG CCAGGTCTCACTGGTGGTAGCCAGGACACATATGTGAGACATATGCTATTGCGAGCTAGGAGTGAAGGATGGCGAGTGGTGGTATTTAATAGCAGAGGTTGTGGTAGCAGTCCTGTCACCACAGCTCAG TTCTATTCAGCTTCATTTCTAGGAGATATATCTGAGGTAGTGGAGCATGTTGGCAGCCGCTATCCAAGAGCTAATTTATATGCTGTTGGCTGGTCTCTTGGAGCTAATATTCTTGTTCGCTATGTGGGTCAG GAATCTTTCTCTTGCCCTCTTGCTGGTGCCGTGTCCTTATGCAATCCATTTAATTTAGTAATTGCAGATGAAGATTTCCATAAAGGATTTAACATCATTTATGACACAGCTCTAGCAAATTCTCTCTGCAAAATTTTCAGCAG GCATGCACTCTTATTTGAGGATATCGGAGGTGAATTTAATATCCCGTTGGCTGCTAATGCTAAATCTGTTAGAGAATTTGATGAGGGACTGACTCGAG TATCATTTGGATTTAAATCTGTGGATGACTACTACTCCAACTCAAGCAGTTCAGATTCTATAAAGAATGTGACAATACCTCTATTATGCATCCAG GCTGAGAATGATCCAATTGCACCATCCCGAGGAATTCCTCGTGAGGAAATACAG AATAATCCCAACTGTATGCTGATAGTTACTCCGAAAGGAGGCCATTTGGGTTGGGTGGCTGGTGCAGGAGCTCCAAGGGGAGCTCCGTGGACTGACGCCATAGTTATGGATTTTCTTCAACACTTGGATCAAGCAACTGCTGTATCTTCTGCAAGCGCCAATGATTTCAAGACGGAGAGACTTCAGCAGCTTGAGGTATAA